Genomic window (Candidatus Poribacteria bacterium):
GGTACGCCGAGATCGGCACAACGCTTGCCGAACAGGGCGGCTCGCCGGAACCGCTCTATCAGGAGTGGATCGAGATGTACGCATCTCCTGAATTCCTATCGCTGGGGAAGTCGCTGCGGAGTCTGCTCAACAATCTCACAGCAGAGCATAGCACCTCTGAAAAAGAGAGGATGAAAAATTACTTCTTGCTGAGTAGTCGTTATGAGTACCTTTTTTGGGAGATGGCTTACACACAAGAGACATGGAAAATTTAGCCGTATTTATTTAGGACTTACATATTTCCCCGGTAGGGTCTTTCACCTAACCGCACCGGTTACGTTATGATAGACCCGATTCTCTGATTTTGCGTAATTCCTTTTGTTAACAGAGCCTGTCTATAGGGGCAGGGCGACGTGGAAAATACTACCTTGTCCCAGGGTACTTTCCAGCCATATTCTTCCGTTGTGGGAGAGGGCAATATGTTTAGCAATTGCCAACCCTAATCCGGTGCCACCCATTTCTCGAGCACGTCCTTCGTCAACGCGATAAAACCTTTCAAACACCCGAGATTGTGATTCCATTGGGATACCGATACCTGTATCTTCTACACTCAGGACGATCTCTTCCGAGGGGGTGTCGGATCCTTCGGTTCTTTCGCTCGAACATATCTGTGCCGAAACCGTAAGCGTTCCGCCGTCCGGTGTATATTTGATGGCGTTGTCGATCAGGTTCACAAATATCTGCATGAAAAGTTGTCTGTCTACATTAACCTCCGGGAACGCTTCAGAAATCTCCCATTCTAAAACCAACCCCGATTCCTCTAATAGCGGTTCAAACACCTCTAAAATTGGTTTATAGAAAGTATGAAGGTGACAGGACGAGCGTTTCAATTCGACCTCACCCAACTCGAGCCGAGAGAGTTCCAACAGGTCTGAAACCAATCTTGTCAGTCGGGCGGAGTGGTTAAGAATTTTCACGATAAACTGTTCGCCTGTCTTTGTCCGGACGGAATCCTCACTGAGTAGCGTTTCGGCATAACCGCGGATCGTTGTGAGCGGTGTTCGGAGTTCGTGCGAAACGTTTGCCACGAAGTCCGCGCGAATCCGCTCTAATTGCCGTTCCTTCGTGACATCATGAATGACGATGACGTATTCTTGACCCGCAGAAACGGGAACAACCGTGACCTCTGCCTCCGGTTCTCTCAGGTTACCCAACTGAATTTCTGCGAACGCGACGGTTTCTGTCTGTTCCGCCTTTTTCAGGAGTGCTTGTAGTTCTGGAATCCGATTAATTTCGATGAGGGCTTTGCCGATATAAACGGCGGGAAGCTCCAGCATAGAAATGGCCGTTGGATTGGCGTAGGTAATTTCGGACGCACCGTTCACGAGGAGGACACCCTCGCCCATGTTTGTCAAAATGGTTGCGGAACGCCGGTGTTCTTCGGATATCTTGTCAATCTGTTCCTGTATCCTGTCTGCCATCAGGTTAAAATTCTGCGAGAGTTGTCCCAGTTCATTGCTGGAATCGGCGGGGACACGCGAGCTGATGTTGCCCGCAGCAAGCGATTGGGTCATCTGGGTTAATTTCTCAATCGGTTTCGTGATGGCACCCGTACTAAAAACGCTAAATACGATCGCGAGAATGAGTCCCGCCACACTCGCAATGAGAGCCATCTGGCGAAGGTCGCCAATCGCCGTATTGACGGCTTCCATTGGGAGCGCGACGCGGCAGATACCAATCACAGTTCGTTCTCCATTTGACGAAATTTCTGTGCCGACAGTGCGATGTATCGGAAGGGCAAAATAACGAAATTCTGTCTTGGTTGTCTCACTGTAGCGGTCTCGAATACCGCTCCCATTCTTGATAGCATCTTGGACCTCTGGACGCGTGAGGTGGTCGTCCATGTCACGCAGTGCCTGTCCATCCCGCTCTGTGTCACCCCAGACAACACCGTCTAAGTCGATGAAGGTCACACGGGCGTTGTTCGCCTTCCCGAGTCGATCGACGAGGGGATCTATGAGGTCGTAGGTAAAGTTATCCTGGGTAGGGAGTTCTTCAGTGAGAAATTCCCGAGTTAATGTCGCCTGGATTTCCAATTCACTGGTAATGTGACTGCTCATCGAGTCTTTCAACATCGTAGCAAGATAGAAATACATGGCGAGTAGCACCAAAAGCATAATGCCTATATATCTGAATGTGAGTTGAGTACGGATGTTCATTCGGATTCCCTTTTGGCGTGCTGCACTGTCTACTTTCTACCTATTTTACGTTTGCGATGTGCCGTTGATACGGGGTATATCAGCTGATTGGCTGTGATAGTATCATAGCACATTTTCGGCATAGTTTGCAAACGGAAACCTACTTAGCAGTCCCAGAATAGAGGTGATAGACAACGAATGTGTTTGTAGTCGTGCGATTCATCGCACGTTAAAGTCGAAAACTGAATAGCCCTGTCATTCTTTCGGATCCTCTTGACATCTAAATCAGATTCTGCTACACTGAAATTTTAAGTCTGATAGATTATTTATAGGGTTCCTCGCGAACCCGTACGATAAAGAAAAATTGCGATTACTCCTCACAGGAGGCACTTATGAATACCCGATTTGAAGGCATTTTTTCACCCACAATAACGCCACTTGATGAAAAAGAGCGCGTTGATGAACTCGGGTTCGTCAATCAACTCAATCGTTTAATTGACAACGGTATCCACGGCATCTATCTACTCGGAACCTCCGGCGAATTTACGACATTGACGAATACGGAACGCGAACGGGCGATGGACATCGCCGTCAAAGCAGTCGGCGGTCGGGTCCCGATTATCTGTGGTGTGATGGACACAAGCACCCAACGCGTTATCCAGAACATTAAAGTCGCTGAACAGTTCGGGGTTGATGCAGTTGCTGCGACACCGGGTTACTACTATCCCTCCACCGATGATGCGGATCTGATTGAGTTCTATTACGATGTTGCCGCAAGCACAGAACTCCCCCTTTTCATTTACAACATCCCTTCAACTGTCAAGACAGCGATTAAACCGTATGTCGTTGCCCAACTCGCGGAGACGTGTGAGAACATTGTTGGAATTAAGGACAGTTCCGGTGATTGGACGAACTGCCTCAACCTCTTGGATCGGCTCGGAGACCGTCCGGATTTCTCCATCATGCTCGGCTCGCATACTGCGCTCGGCGCAGCCGTGCTGTTCGGGGCTGATGGGGGTGTCGTCTCGATTTCGAACGTCGCTCCGAAAGAATCTGTCGCGCTCTATAATGCCGCAAAGGCACGCGACATTGATGAAGTCCACCGTTTACAGAAGTTGTTGTTGCGGCTCAGCAAAATGTATACGTATGGACAGGGCGTTAGCGGTATGAAGGCGTGCCTGGAGATTTTAGGCGTCTGTAGTGCTTATACAACGGGACCTCTGCTGCCCGTTAGCGAAGCGGCGAAGGACGAACTCCGACAATTGCTATCGGATTCAGGGATTGCTAAATGAACGAGTTTTTCAGAATACAAGAATTTACAACGAAAACGCAGCCTGTAACGAAGTGGAAGGGTTTTTGCTTGGGTATTTCTGCGTATTGCTTGGGGTTTTTGCTTGGGCGTTTCTGCGCATTTCTGCGTGTTTCTGCGTATTTCTCCGCAAGGTAAACTTAAAATATGATGTTCCTAAACCGTAAGCCTGCAACAACGGCGCAGGCGACTCCAGAGAAAAGAGCATCAACGATTCAGCTCACGTCATTTCTCCGCAAGGTAAACTTAAAATATGATTGAGATACAACCGATTCGTAAACCGCTTGATGCCACGATAGAGGTCCCCGGTTCCAAAAGTTATACCAACCGTGCGTTGTTAGTTGCGGCGTTAGCGCGCGGTGCTTCGACTCTAACGGGTGCCCTCTTTAGCGATGATACCCGCTATATGTGCACTGCGCTGCAGAAACTCGGTGTCGAGATTGACGCTGATGAGAAGCGGGCGACCTTTGACGTGCGTGGAAATGGGGGCGATATTCCGGTTTCGAGTGCTGAACTTTATATCGGAAACTCAGGAACCACTTCACGTTCCCTGACCGCCTACGTTTCGTTAGGGCGTGGGAGATTCGTCATTGATGGCGATGCACCGATGCGACACGGGCGTCCGATTGCCGACTTACTGGATGCCCTGACGCAAATTGGGGTTTCGGCACGCTCGCAATTTGGCAATGGACATCTCCCAGTCATTATTGAGGCAAACGGATTGGAGGGTGGAAAGACCCGACTTGATGTCTCTAAGAGCAGTCAATTCTTGACAGCGTTGCTACTCATTGCGCCCTATGCTAAAAACGGCGTAGAGATTCAAGTCGTCGGAGAACGCGAGATGCCCTATATTGACATTACACGGGCAGTCATGGAGGCATTTGGTGTCGAGGTTGTCAGCGAAGGTTATAGGTATTTTCGGATTGAAGAGGGACAGCGGTATCAGCCGCGTATCTATAACGTTGAACCAGATGCTTCCAACGCCTCCTATTTCTTCGCTGCGGCTGCACTCACAGGTGGACGTGTCACTATCCAACATCTGTCCTTAGATTCCAAGCAAGGTGATGTCCAATTTGTGCGTATTTTGGAACGGATGGGTTGTCAGATCACTGTTTCTGACAGTGGGATTACCCTTACCGGTCCACGCCAATTGAAGGGCGTTGATGCGGATATGCGGGCGATTTCGGATACCTCCCTAACCCTCGCGGCAATTGCTCCGTTTGCCGACAGCAAAGTAACCATCCGAAACATTGAACACACCCGCTGGCAAGAAACCGACCGAATCCATGCAATGGTGACGGAATTGCGAAAATTAGGGGTACCTGTGATTGAGCATCAAGACGGACTCGAAATCTCACCCGCATCTATGACCCCCGCCGCGATTGATACCTACGAAGACCACCGCATGGCGATGGCGTTTTCGCTCGTCGGTCTAAAGGCAAACGGGATTCGGATTAACGATCCAGACTGTGTCAGCAAAACGTTCCCGAATTATTTTCACGTGCTTAAACGGTTATATGTTTAAGAGAGATTCTTTAGATAGTTTAGACGGATTTTTGGAGGATTTTCCATCTGTCAGTCGTACGCAGGCTATGCAGGCCTTGGAATTGGCAAAGGAGATGTTGATCACACAAGCCTATGCATATTCTGATTGATGAATGCCTACCCAAAAAACTGAAACAAGAGTTGAGTGGGCATACTGTTTTCACAGTTCAGGAAAAAGGTTGGGCGGGTATAGAAAATCACAGGTCGTTTACTCCAAAGCCCCAGTGGGGCGACATGTGTGTAGAAATGCTGATCACCTCGAACTGCTTTCGGACGAGGCCCTTTCTGCCCAGTGGGGCGACATGTGTGTAGAAATGCTGTTTGTCTCTAAGAGTAAGCCTCAGCGGGGCGACATGTGTATAGAAAAATATTAGGTTAGTCAGGAAGGATGCCCAATATATCTCATTTCCATCCAACCTATTGCATGAGGATTCTTAAAAATTGTCCAAGGTTTAGGATATATAATACCATTTCTAAAAGTTTATATTGCATTAACCACACCGGCCACCCAGATCCGGTAGGTGCGGTTTCCTAACCGCACCGGGCATGACCCAAAATATGAGACGCTTTTAAGAGAGATCATCAATCAGAATTGGTATAAGTTTTAGAAAGGAAAACTGCATGCGCCTTTTAGGCACAGTCATTCTCAGTGGGATATTCTGTCTAAGTTCTTCTCAAGTGGCACGGTCTGCCGAGATTAAGATCGTTGACAATAACGTCTTTGTCGAAACCGATGCCTATCAAGTCCAGTTCATGGACGGCGTTATCACCCACCTTTCTAACAAACTCACAGAAGAAACGTATACTCTCCCGCTCGGTGTCGGTGGCGTTACGGGTTTTCGTGGGCGTAGTGGATTGTTGAGGAGAAATATCGGATCTATCTGGACCGACCAAGCAACGCGAACAGAGGCAAGAAAAATCGCACCCCTGAAAGCAGAAATCGTATTTCATCAGGAGCAAAATACGTTCCGTCTCCTCATAGGCGTTGACGCGAGGTCAGGGGATCTGCTGATTGAACAGGAGGGGACTTCCGACACGGCAGGTGTTTATGGGATTCAGTGGGGGTGTGGGAATCTAAATATCAGAAATCTCGATCTCATCCTTCCAGCGGTAGGCGGACAAATCATTAACGCTGCATCCCCAGTCACTTCCAGAAGTTTCAATTATCCCGGTAGTTGGGAAGTCCAACTCGCCATTCTTCAAGGGAATCAGGGGGGTTTTTCCGTTCGAGGAGCAGATGAAACCTTCCAGTTTAAAGTCCTCCACTACGAAAAGGATATAGACAGTTTTGCCCTCGGTTTTGAAACCCAAAACCAGGCTCCTTTTGACACACTGACATCCGCTCAGTCTATTACATGGCGATTGAATACATACACAGGCGATTGGCGTGTCCCTGCCAGACAGTATCGGGACTGGATGGAACGGACGTTTAAACCGTGGCGATTGGATGAAATGCCGGCGTGGGTTCAAGACATCGGATTCGTTCTAACTTGTGATTTAGATACAGAAGTGTTGAACCAACTGGCGGAAGAGATAGATCCTACGAAAACTTTGCTGTATGTCGTCGGTTGGCGTAGAGACGGTTACGATAGGAATTATCCCGATTATACTGCTAAACCTGCGTTTGGTAATTTTGTTGAAGTTGCTCACCAATATGGGTTTCGAGTAATGCCTCACGTAAATCTTGTCGGGGTTTCAACCTATCATCCGTCATACGCGGAATTCCAAAAATATCAATATAGAAGTGCTTGGACTGGGAATCTTGATGGCTGGGAATGGGAAAAAATAGGGAGTCCTACACGTTTTGCTTATATCAACCTCGCAAGTTCTTCATTTAGGAAATTCTTCGTTCAGCGGCTGAAAGCGGTTTGGGAAGCATATAAAGTGGACGCATTTCATCTGGATATTAGCCACGCTGCACCCAATGACGCAAATGGATGGATTGAAGGATTAAATTTCGCCCAAGGAAATGCACGCATACACACAGAATTAGCAGAATCACTCCCCGGAGTTGTTTTCAGCGGTGAACATCTTCATGAAGTCACATTTTTCCGTGAAAGTTTCGCACAACGTTGGGAACTTCCACCAGAAATAACGCCGCACCCTATTAGTTCCTTTCTATTTTTTCTGTATACACTACCCTACGGTTATTTGGGATTGGGTAACCCAGACCTATAACCCCAACGCTATCAAATGTTTCTGGATTCTTACGAAAGTTGGGGAGTCTTGCCAACGGTTCGTATTGGATCGGTGGAAGAATTGGACCCTGAGCAGTTTAGGACACAGGAAATCCTTTCAGTTGCTCGAGCTTGGCAGCAACTCGGTCTAAAACCTGACTTTGAATCGGATTGGGAATCCGACACCCTGTTCCAATATATAGGGCGAGATGGTGAAATCGTAACCCTGAAAACTACTGATGGTGGCACTATTTTTGATTTACCTCAGAAAGATGCTGGGTATGAAAGAGGCTTCGGCGTGACGCAGGTGAAAACGGATCGAAACCTCCCAAACTGGCATGCCTACAACGAAACACAAATACTCGGATTAAATCCAAATCAATCTTATTTCTTCTCTGATATACCGCGCGACTTTTCTCAAATCCATATTAATGACTTGCCAGAAGATGTTTTCGTAGCGGAATCGCGCGTAACAAATAACGCTGCTTTTTTCCGACTGGAAAGGGCTAATATTTATCATGAGATTGATTTATTGTCACAGTTCCATCTTGTAAGAACGGGTATTGTCGTGGATGGAGAAGAATTACCACGGCAGAAAGGAGC
Coding sequences:
- a CDS encoding cell wall metabolism sensor histidine kinase WalK → MNIRTQLTFRYIGIMLLVLLAMYFYLATMLKDSMSSHITSELEIQATLTREFLTEELPTQDNFTYDLIDPLVDRLGKANNARVTFIDLDGVVWGDTERDGQALRDMDDHLTRPEVQDAIKNGSGIRDRYSETTKTEFRYFALPIHRTVGTEISSNGERTVIGICRVALPMEAVNTAIGDLRQMALIASVAGLILAIVFSVFSTGAITKPIEKLTQMTQSLAAGNISSRVPADSSNELGQLSQNFNLMADRIQEQIDKISEEHRRSATILTNMGEGVLLVNGASEITYANPTAISMLELPAVYIGKALIEINRIPELQALLKKAEQTETVAFAEIQLGNLREPEAEVTVVPVSAGQEYVIVIHDVTKERQLERIRADFVANVSHELRTPLTTIRGYAETLLSEDSVRTKTGEQFIVKILNHSARLTRLVSDLLELSRLELGEVELKRSSCHLHTFYKPILEVFEPLLEESGLVLEWEISEAFPEVNVDRQLFMQIFVNLIDNAIKYTPDGGTLTVSAQICSSERTEGSDTPSEEIVLSVEDTGIGIPMESQSRVFERFYRVDEGRAREMGGTGLGLAIAKHIALSHNGRIWLESTLGQGSIFHVALPL
- a CDS encoding dihydrodipicolinate synthase family protein; protein product: MNTRFEGIFSPTITPLDEKERVDELGFVNQLNRLIDNGIHGIYLLGTSGEFTTLTNTERERAMDIAVKAVGGRVPIICGVMDTSTQRVIQNIKVAEQFGVDAVAATPGYYYPSTDDADLIEFYYDVAASTELPLFIYNIPSTVKTAIKPYVVAQLAETCENIVGIKDSSGDWTNCLNLLDRLGDRPDFSIMLGSHTALGAAVLFGADGGVVSISNVAPKESVALYNAAKARDIDEVHRLQKLLLRLSKMYTYGQGVSGMKACLEILGVCSAYTTGPLLPVSEAAKDELRQLLSDSGIAK
- the aroA gene encoding 3-phosphoshikimate 1-carboxyvinyltransferase, with the protein product MIEIQPIRKPLDATIEVPGSKSYTNRALLVAALARGASTLTGALFSDDTRYMCTALQKLGVEIDADEKRATFDVRGNGGDIPVSSAELYIGNSGTTSRSLTAYVSLGRGRFVIDGDAPMRHGRPIADLLDALTQIGVSARSQFGNGHLPVIIEANGLEGGKTRLDVSKSSQFLTALLLIAPYAKNGVEIQVVGEREMPYIDITRAVMEAFGVEVVSEGYRYFRIEEGQRYQPRIYNVEPDASNASYFFAAAALTGGRVTIQHLSLDSKQGDVQFVRILERMGCQITVSDSGITLTGPRQLKGVDADMRAISDTSLTLAAIAPFADSKVTIRNIEHTRWQETDRIHAMVTELRKLGVPVIEHQDGLEISPASMTPAAIDTYEDHRMAMAFSLVGLKANGIRINDPDCVSKTFPNYFHVLKRLYV